The Methanolobus sp. WCC4 genome includes the window TGTTTCGGTATATTGCACTGTATTAAATGAAGAGTCCTCAATAAAAGCACTACTTGAATCTTTGCTTTCACAGACGAGGTTGCCCGATGAAATTGTGATTGTTGACGGAGGTTCAACCGACAGAACGATTGATGTTATTCATGATTATACTCAAAAATATCCTATTATCAGGCTGTTCATTGAAAAGAATGCTAATGTGGCTCAGGGCAGAAACATGGCCATAGCAAACACTAGTTATGATATTATTGTTTCAATAGATGCGGGGTGTATAGCCGATAGGTTCTGGCTTGAAAACATTATTGAATATTTTGATAGTAGTGTTGATATTGTTGCTGGGGTTTGTGTACCGGATGGTAAGACATTGTTTGAGATTTGCTCTGGGGAAGTGTTATATCCATCAGTTGATGAATTTAAGGCAGATTGGCCTTCCCATCAGAACTTAGCTTTCCGGAAGCATGTGTGGACCAAAATTAAATATCCTGAAAAATGTTATCGCTCCGAAGACAGTTGGTTCAATCTAAGACTCAGGGAAAATGGATTTAAATGTAAACTTGCAAAAAATTCAGTAGTTTATTGGCGACCTCGCAAGAACTTCCGAGAAGTATTTAACAACTCATATATGTGGGCCAAATCCAATATTGAGAATGATGTAAGAGCTTCTAAGACAAGGCAACTGGCTCAACTTGGTTCACGCAAGTTAATATGGAATTCATCCAGTCTTCTTGCATTTTTTGTTGTGTTTGTCTTCTTCTCAAAAGTCGGAGCTATTATATTATTTCCATTTATTTTGAAACCTATGATTAATACTTATCCTGGAGAAAAAAACATTTCAAAAATAATCTACAAAAATACAATATATTATACGCATATTTTAGCCTATAGCCTAGGCTATAGAGATGGGCAAAAAATAGTAAAGAGACGATTAAAAGCTGAATCTGGTAAGCGTTAGAAATAGCTTTTATTTAGGAAGTACTTTTAAACCTATTGGAGGAAGTTTGTCACTAAAACAATTGACAATAACAAATTTAAAAATATCTGCAGGGATGTCAGTCTTCTCTAAAGTGCTTGGGATGCTAACTTCTGTAGTTCTGGCTAGATTGCTTTTGCCCTCTGATTTCGGAATCATTACTATTGTGTACATATTTCTTGGTGCAATGAATCTTTTTACTGAACTGGGATTTGGCTCTGCTGTTATACACAGGAAAGAAAAAATAGAAGAGGCTCTTGGCACAAGTTTTACAATAAACCTCATTATTTCTGTTTTTTTGTTTTTTATTATTTTTTTTGCAGCGCCTTATTTAGCATCATTTTATGATGAACCAGTTATTACAAATGTATTGCGAGTTCTTGGAATTGGGATTATTTTCAGCGCATTTCAGTTTGTTCCTTCTGTTTATTTCAGGAAGAATTTACAGTTTGGAAAAACGGCCATTCCTGCATTTGTAAGCGGATTAACTAACACTATAGTTGCAATTATTCTGGCTTACTCGGGTTTTGGGGTCTGGAGTCTGGTTTATGGTTCCCTTGCATCTACATTTGTGAATGTGGTTATGCTTCTCATAATGTGTCCCTGCAAACCAAAATTAACTTTCGATATGGATATTGGAAAAGAACTATTTGTTTTCGGTAAATATCTGTTTGCTGCAAATATAATAATTTTTATTAATCTTCATATTGATGATGCTATTGGAGGCAAGCTACTCGGCATAACTGCACTTGGATATTACTACCTTGCTTATAGATGGGGAACCTTTGCAGAGCGGATTATTGGAATAACTGAGAAAGTGATGTTCCCTACATATGCAAAGATACAGGATGATTTGCCTAAAATGAGAAAAGGTTACCTTGGAGTTTTAAAATATGTATCAATAATGACATTTCCTATATCTATTGGTTTGTTTGCAATTGCTCCTGAATTTGTTACGGTTGTTCTAGGTGAGAAATGGGTTCCTTCTATAATACCAATGCAGATTCTTTGTTTCTTTGGATTGTTTTCAACAATAGCATCAACAACAGGTAGTGTTTTCACAGCTGCAGGGAAACCAAAATTTGTTCGAGATATTTCTTCATTGATGACAGTTTTGATTATAGTTCTCATATACCCGATGAGTATTTACTATGGTATTATTGGCTTGTCTTTGACAGTAACAATTGGAGCAATTCTATCTGCAATAATAGCTTCTTATTATTTGCTAAAAGTTCTTGATTTGGATTTTTTACAATACATAAGTGCAATAAAATATTCTATTGTTGCAAGTTCTATAGCTTTGATTGCCACAGTAGCCATAAAGTATGCTTTAAAAAATTGGTATTATGTATCAAACATTAATTCATTAATTGTTCTGTTTTCTACTTTCAGCATTGTATATATGGCAGTTCTATATCTTACTGATAAAAAAACAGTTTTTGATTTAGTACGGATGACAAGATTGGGTTTTAGATAAAATATGTTCACAGAAAACAAAATCAATATTGAACAAAATAATTTAATATTTTAAAGTTAGAAGTATCGTTTCAATATTTATCTGCAATACTCTTAAGGGCTATTAATAGGCAGATATTAATATATATTATAATGATACTAAATTGGGTAGGGACTTCAAATAGTAAATAGAGGAAGGATAAGTTTGAAAAAAATAATACATTGGTCTTTTCTTTACTTTCCTCATTTAGGAGGAATCAGTACTCACATCGATTCTATTGTAAGGAATATTCCTGAATATGGATTTGAGGTCATTACCAATCAAATACCGGGAACATCAAAAGTAGAAAAATATTCCGATAACACACAAATAAAGAGAATACCTCCCTTGGATTATGTACATTTTCCTCCAAAATGGATGAAAAGGAAATATTCAATACCTTATGGAGTCTATAGTGAATTTCTGAGAACGTTAAAACAAAAAAGATATTTTCAGAATGCAGACTTTGATGTTCTTCATATGCATGAAACGGACAAAAATATTTTCAATCTGGACATATTTTTGAATACAAACATTTTTTCAAAGCTATCATGTATGAACTATGATTTGGATAAAATAAAAAAACCAAAACTAATGACTAAACATTTTATGTTTGCAGAAGGTTACCTACATCCTAAATTTGAAGAGTGGGAGAGACACTCTTTCAACAGTTTTGAAAATATTATTTTTCCAACAAAATATGGGTATGACAAATATACTCGCTATTTTGAATCCACAAATCAGGAAAAGAATGTTTATTACATTCCAAATAGCGTAGATACAACTTATTTTAATTACAACTCCCTGTCAAATGATTCTAAATTAAAGATTGGTTGCGTCGCCAGGTTGTCTCCAGAGAAAGGTCAGGAATTTCTAATTGAATTCTTAAAAAAAATACCTGATGATGTAGATTTCTATTGGGCATGTTCAGGTTCAGAGAAAATGATTGAAAACTTAATACAAATATTCGATAAGCCAAATATACATATATTTCCAAATTTTAAATATGAGAAAATACATTTATTCTATCATAAATTCGATTTACTGTTAAATTCAACCATGATTATTGCAAATGATAGAGTAATTCCTGAATCCATGGCATGTGGGCGTCCAGTTATAGCGATTGATGTAGGAGAACACTGTCACGTGCAGCAGGATAAAACCGGCTTTTTGATACAGCCAGACATAAATGAACTAATGCAACTTATAAATGCTATTAAGGATGATAGGGAAAGACTTGAAAAAATGGGTTTGAACGCAAGAACTCTTATTGAAAATAAATTCAGCAATGAAGTAATTATTCCGAAGATTAAGAAGGTCTACGACCAAATATCTGAATGATGTATTTTTAATGGACTGAGACAAATTATCACTGATATTTTGTAGAAATCGTGAAAAATGAGACTATGTTTGAATATATATGAAATCATCACAAAAAACAATCTACCATAATGAACCGACGATTGGGCAGGAAGAAATTGAAGCTGTCGCAGCTGCTCTCTCAAATCTGGAGTTAACAATAGGGTCAAAGGTTGAAATATTTGAAAGATCATTTTCAAAATATATCGGTATTAATTCGGTTTCAACCTCTTCTGGGACCTCCGCTCTTCATATGGCATTGAATGCTATCGGTGTATCAAAGGATGATCATGTAATAGTCCCTTCCTATACAT containing:
- a CDS encoding glycosyltransferase, translated to MVLSEKQGVSVYCTVLNEESSIKALLESLLSQTRLPDEIVIVDGGSTDRTIDVIHDYTQKYPIIRLFIEKNANVAQGRNMAIANTSYDIIVSIDAGCIADRFWLENIIEYFDSSVDIVAGVCVPDGKTLFEICSGEVLYPSVDEFKADWPSHQNLAFRKHVWTKIKYPEKCYRSEDSWFNLRLRENGFKCKLAKNSVVYWRPRKNFREVFNNSYMWAKSNIENDVRASKTRQLAQLGSRKLIWNSSSLLAFFVVFVFFSKVGAIILFPFILKPMINTYPGEKNISKIIYKNTIYYTHILAYSLGYRDGQKIVKRRLKAESGKR
- a CDS encoding lipopolysaccharide biosynthesis protein, coding for MSLKQLTITNLKISAGMSVFSKVLGMLTSVVLARLLLPSDFGIITIVYIFLGAMNLFTELGFGSAVIHRKEKIEEALGTSFTINLIISVFLFFIIFFAAPYLASFYDEPVITNVLRVLGIGIIFSAFQFVPSVYFRKNLQFGKTAIPAFVSGLTNTIVAIILAYSGFGVWSLVYGSLASTFVNVVMLLIMCPCKPKLTFDMDIGKELFVFGKYLFAANIIIFINLHIDDAIGGKLLGITALGYYYLAYRWGTFAERIIGITEKVMFPTYAKIQDDLPKMRKGYLGVLKYVSIMTFPISIGLFAIAPEFVTVVLGEKWVPSIIPMQILCFFGLFSTIASTTGSVFTAAGKPKFVRDISSLMTVLIIVLIYPMSIYYGIIGLSLTVTIGAILSAIIASYYLLKVLDLDFLQYISAIKYSIVASSIALIATVAIKYALKNWYYVSNINSLIVLFSTFSIVYMAVLYLTDKKTVFDLVRMTRLGFR
- a CDS encoding glycosyltransferase family 4 protein: MKKIIHWSFLYFPHLGGISTHIDSIVRNIPEYGFEVITNQIPGTSKVEKYSDNTQIKRIPPLDYVHFPPKWMKRKYSIPYGVYSEFLRTLKQKRYFQNADFDVLHMHETDKNIFNLDIFLNTNIFSKLSCMNYDLDKIKKPKLMTKHFMFAEGYLHPKFEEWERHSFNSFENIIFPTKYGYDKYTRYFESTNQEKNVYYIPNSVDTTYFNYNSLSNDSKLKIGCVARLSPEKGQEFLIEFLKKIPDDVDFYWACSGSEKMIENLIQIFDKPNIHIFPNFKYEKIHLFYHKFDLLLNSTMIIANDRVIPESMACGRPVIAIDVGEHCHVQQDKTGFLIQPDINELMQLINAIKDDRERLEKMGLNARTLIENKFSNEVIIPKIKKVYDQISE